CTTATAGGCAACAATGCAGTACACTAACCCTAAGTATGCAGATTTAATCACACTGCTGGGTTTTATGATTTCAGTGCATTCTCTTATTCACTCCTCCATCTTCCTTGAAAGGGATTAGACCAGAGTCACTCATCCACTCTTCCTAGCCTTTAGCAGCAGGATTGGGAATGATTAGACGGAGCATGAGTGAGTCAGGCAGTGAtctaacatgtctgtctgttaaGGCAGGGATCTAACACGTCTGTCTGATGAGGCAGTGTTTACCACAGGGGTTGACCGATCGCTCtgtttctttgttgttgttcagaTTTCAGGGGCCCCCGCCCCTGTTGGAGGGGCCCTTGGCTGTCAACACCCGACTGCAGAGGGGCCGCCGGCTCTTCACTGGACAACTGAGGGGGCCAGAGTCCTTCACGGCTGACCAAGATGGTGTCATCATCATGtgggtgatgtgttgtgtgtgtgttcagtctctctctggtttctttGTATCATTCTTGTCACTTCTCTTCATCACTGCGTCTTTCGTCATCTCCCtaatctccctctgtctctatctctgactATTTGATTTTGTGAGTTTGCGGCAATGTACTGTGTGTGGGGTAGGggggatgagtgagtgtgtgtgtgtgtgtgtaagggggggtgggggtgtaagtgagtgagtgagtgttgatgTGCTTATGtatccctatttctctctctctatttgtcaatcagcctctctctgtcttcatgtcatatctctctatcttttctttttcctctacCATTCTCCATCATTTCGTTTCTCACCACGTCCTTCTGTACCTTTGATTCTGTGTAGGTGTGACTGTCTGAGTGCTTGAACGTGCCAATGTGCTGACTGTGTGTATTCAGATCATCATTGATCCCACTGTGAATTCCGCCTTAGATGTCCAACGTCCGCTTGGGTTTTTGTGTTCGTAATGTCTAGATTGGTAGCATGCAGATGGCCGTGTAGTTTCAGCACTTTATCCCTGCCTGCTTGTTGTCTGTCATGTGAATCTTTTTCTCTGGTCCATTTTGTGCTCAAAGGGAATATTTACACTGGGACAGTGGATGGAAAACTGTGGAGGATTTATCAGGACACGCTGACATTCATCACACAGATGGGACAGGACATCCCTGAATGTGGTCAGTATTCAtgattatgtacacacacacacacacacacacacacacacacacacacacacacacacacacacacacacagttccctgGACTGCTCTGTTGCGGTGCTTGTCCTGGTGTCTGGACCCCTGTGGTCTCCCAGGTGCACCCTACCCTACAGGTGCCCTTTCCTTTTGGCCCTCCTCACATCTGCGTCCCCTTTCCCACTGGGTTGGGTGTCTGGTGTGTGAAATGATAACTAATCCCCCTTTTCCCAGTTTCCCCAAACATACACTTTCCCTCATTTAATGGTTGCACTTGTAGAAAAAAGAATCAAACCAAAATAATTTGACATTCTAGTTTCTCAGGTGCTCTTCACGCAGTGATTCATCCGGCCAGGTGTTAATGGCTTCCTCTTTTGTCTTGAGACGATGTAAATTGCGTCTCTAGACTCCATATGTTCTTAAGCAGGTCTTGATAGCTTTTTCTTCTTGTCTGTTAAGAGTAACACCTTCTTGCTTTGTGTTCCCTCTTTCCCTGTGAAAAAGACCTTCTCAATgtgcccctccctcccccattcATGTCAGACAACGCCTTGATGtcctcccccctctgtcttgGCATTGTTTTGCAATGTGACCATCTTCCCCACAGGCATAGCAGACAAAGCCCCCATACCTTCCCCCACTGCCTGGGTAGTGTCTCGCGATATGACCACCCTTTCCACATACAGAGAAACTCCCAACtactttttcttccttttcctgAAGCTTTTAGCTCCGTGTTGACATTGAGAAGAACTACAATGGAATGGAATTAAATAGAATTGAATGAATTTGATAATTCCTGCCCTATTTGTTTCCACCTGTGTCTGCTATCAGCAGTTTTGCAACTCATCATGTTCTTTTCATTGGTCACATagcagtctctgagtgaggtttcagctcctaacgacccgcccattagcaaattacagctattcatatgataagggatGGTAATTCAGTAATCGCTATTGATGTatgatgtgtcaagaaaacTTGTGGGGGGTACAGGCCACAAAGACATTGcagggccattacgtaatggccattgtctttgaccgaggtgtccctgGTTTGTTtaagagtttgtttgtttaatttccTTGTCCTCTGAGTGAACCCTTTTCTTAAATGTCCTCCAACTGTGAAGTGACTCAGCCCCTCCCTCAACTAGATATTTCTCATCCCCGGTTCGAGTGTAGCATGGTTCCGCCCAAACATTGCTCCCAGCTCACACTGTAAAACATTTCAAGTTGGTTTAACTTGCAAATGAAGGTTCACCTGCTGCCTTAAAAATGCAAGTTAACTCAACTTGAGGTTTACCTTTGTTTCAACTCAGAAATGTAAGTTTAAAAAGCTGATTGTACTACAATTTTTCCTATTGTCTCAACATCGTTTTTTTAAGTTGTCAAAGTTGATTTAACTTTGAATCACTTGCCATCTTAACTTGATACTGTGAGttaaaacaaaaccatattAAACATTATCAATACAAGAACTTTCCTTAGCTAGTTGAACAAACTCATATTTCTGCATTATTGTAACTCACAGGGTAGCAGCCCAAATCAGTGTGCcaaattccattttttttttactgtacgCTTCCAGGGGCCGCCACAGACCCCCCCTACataggaggaaggagaagatgTTGCGTAATAATGAGAAATGTAGAAACACTCAGTGGGCCTCAGCCTGGCATCCAGAAGGTGTCATAATACGTTGTCATGTTAAACTAAGGCCATAACAGAAACATAATCTTCACCATATTAGGTtaattttattgcattaataaGGATTGCGTTTTGTAAGATTGGCACCAAATGCGCTgattttaaactgttaaattaATGAAGGATTCTATTGATTTTAACCTGTTAAGTTAATGACAGATTCTATTTCTTCCAGTGAAGTTTCCTGCCTCAGTTGCTCTCACCCTAACCATGATGTGTAAAACTGCCACTGGTCAGATTGTGCTGTTATCGTGTCAGAGTGTAACCAGCAGGCGTGTAACCTAACCCCTCCAGGAACAGGAACCGAACATCCAGTCAGATAGCGTCTTAAATGTCAAGCTAGAGCCAGACCGGACGTGAGGGCTGCTTCCTAATGATCTGCATAGGTTTACCTGAGCAGGGCCTTAAAGGTGCAAtaggaggaaaaggaaaaggccATATGTTAAATGATTCCTTTTCCATCTGAATACTAggtgtttacatgtgttttaGTTTCATTTAGTTTCAGTTTTACTGGgacatgaaaatgtaaaaataaataaataaatagaaggGACAGAATAAATTCTAATCAGACAAACTGACAAAGTTTTATTTATCCGAAGAGCAAACAGAGCTGCTTTATATAAAACTGTCCAATCACGATCCTGTCTGCAGGCAGCAGTAGGGACTATGAGCCGGTGTGTGGCCGGCCCAAAGGTGTGCGATTGGACAGCAGCGGTCAGCTGATCGTGGCAGACGCCTACTTGGGCTTGTTCAGGGTGGACCCCCAGAGCGGAGAGAAAACACTACTACTGTCCAGCAAGCAAGGTCAGagaccctccaccacacacacacacacacacacacacacactagacactgTTTACAGTAATAGGAATTTTCTCATCTCACCCTTgtcgtgtttgttttgtgttaaacGCAGGCTGTGATGGAATCCCGTTTGGGTTCCTGAATGGTCTAGAACTCTCCCGGAACGGAACCATCTTCTTCACAGACTCTAGCAGTAAGTGGGGAAGAAGGCATGTCCGCTATGAGGTGagaagacagacacatacagacagacagacacacacatacagacagacagacacatacagacagacagacagacagacagacagacagacacatacacagacagacagacacatacagacagagacagatagacacatacagacagacagacagacagacagacagacagacacatacagacagacagacacatacacagacagacagacagacacatacagacagagacagatagagacagacagacagacagacagacagacagacagacagacagacagacagacagacagacagacagacagacatgtgctCTCTGTTAGTGGCTGACCTggcttgtgtgcttgtttgtttgtgtgtgtgtgtgtgtgtgtgtgtgtgtgtgtgtgtgtgtgtgtttgtgtgtgtgaagggaggggGCAGTTTAAAGAGTAAAGGGATAGAAGAGGGTCAGATaaaaagaggggaaggagaggagaggagaggaaaggtggAAGAGCTGTTCACACATGCATAATAGGAGCTGTGTTGTTGCCTGGAAACGGTGGGCCCAAATCTGATCCAAAATACTCCAGCTTTTCACCAGCCACTTGAGAATGTTCTTCAGCTCTAAATTCAATCATTGTTCATAGTTTTGGTGCATTTCATGCTCACTTTGGCTAGTTAACACTTCAGCAGTACACAGCCTTTATATATGAGCACACAGTCATATAATACCATCTAATCTGTCTGCTCAAACCTGGTTGGACCCACAATACATCAGCCATGAGCATGTAGTGTCATTAATATAAGGATTTGTCCATAATATTCAGAATATGTTGTAGAATGATGTATGATAGAATGATACTATGTACATATAAAATATGAACCCCTTCAAACTGTATTTAATGTCTATTCCAAATCAGAGACTAAATGCAACCTGTGGTAGATATaagtatatatgagtgtgtgtgtgtgtgtgtgtgtgtgtgtgtgtgtgtgtgtgtgtgtgtgtgtgtgtgtgtgtgtgtgtgtgtgtgtgtgatcgagaGTATCAGTCATTGACACTTGCAGCTGACACTGCATACAAAAGATGCCTGGATGTGATGGTGATGAATTAAACCCCCAGGTGATCGAGATGAACCACCTGGGCCGCCTCCTGGCGTACGAGCCCCAGACGGGTCAGGTCCGGACTCTGCTGGACTCTCTGTACATGCCCAACGGCATCGCCCTCTCCCCAGAGGAGGACTTCATCATGATGTCCGAGACCAGCATCGGACACATTGTCAGGTGAGTGTTGTTAAGGAGGACCTCTCCTGAAGCTGCATAGGTTCTGGTTCAGTGAGGAGTAAGGAACTTAGTTGAGAGAACTGAACTGAATCGAGTCGAGTTGAATTTCATTGAAATTGAATTTAGTAATAGAGAAATTAAGTTAAACATCTTGAACCAAACTAAACTAAATCGAACGACTCAGAACCAAATCTGTCTGAGCTGAACTGGACTCTGGAATGGCTCCAGCACCGGGCTGAGTGCTCTCTAGAATGTTTGAATGAATCTAGAATGAGGCGCTCTGTAGGGAAGGCCGACTGCTTGTTCATTGTGCTTGCCCACATTTAACGTTAAATTACACACTCTAAAAACAACGGCCCTCACTGTAGGTGCCTTAGGATAAAACCCTCTTTTgacggaaaacaaacaaaaataaatctttaaaaagtcCCTGAGTTGACCCGAGTAGTGGAGACAACCGCCCTGTGGGTGTTGACCAACTCATGAGAGTGTATGTGCTAGATGGATGCTAACTGCATGGGTTCAAATGTACCCATCCACTTGTTTTTTAAGTCAGACTTGGCAGATTGCTGATACATGCTATCTATCTTCTAGCGTGAGATAACCGTGATTGAATTAACTGCTCACATAGAAAATGGTGAAATCCCACGAGTCTCCCATTGACTTCAGCGGGGCAAGGGCTTTCTCTGGTCTGCATGAAGGGCAataatcccccctcccccttgcagCCAGCGAACAGGGACAGACCCCCgcgacagacgctagcacccacgggttttagcctccttccTAGCACGCCTGCCTCCCATGTTCGAGGTTGCCAGTTTCAGAGTCCAGTGATGGCCCGTGCTGTGTACAGAGCGCAGGTTAAAATGGCTGACCACAGCGTGTGATTTACCCTTCCCCCCCCTTCAGGTACTGGTTAAAGGGACCACAGGCCGGCACCAAGGAGATCCTCATGAACAACATGCCTGGTTACCCTGGCAACATCCGCCTCAGTGACCGGGGCACGTTCCTCGTGGGCATGACCACCACCCGTTTCCGTGGGCGAATCATTCCCCCTTTCCTGGACCTCGTTGGGCCGTACCCCGCTGTCAAGCGCTTCATCACCAAGGTAGAAACTCCTTTTCCTCCCATCATGCAGTTGTGTGCAGTGGATCACTTTTATTATGTATATTTGGGATTAAAAGGTGCCTGCTGTTTCCAGTTCAAGGGTTTCCATGAGTGGTCGTTgtgttaggttaggttaggttaggtcaCATGGTAGGGAAAGCACTGACAGATGGGGcttcagtgatgtcactacctggGGCTAATTGGGTAAAAGCACACCTGTCCTGGCGTTCAGGGCttcagtgatgtcacttcctgggGCTAATTGCATAAAAGCACCTGTCCTGGCGTTCAGTGGCTCAGAATAAGGTTAGGCTCTCTGCTGGAGCAGAGGCCACTGGGTGAGTCTCTGGGTCGTGGCATTTGATTTGGTTTGAGACTCACATGAGTGGACATGAGTTGGTCCAGTCAATAATTATATCGACATGTTATTATTGATAATAGTTATTGAAAGTAAGTAATTCTATTGACATGTAATTATTTATAATAGTAAATAGTAGTCAGTAATTATATCAACATATAATTATTTCTTTCACAGAAGTCAGAAATCCTAACAAGTAACATTAGATGTTAAATTGATGCCTTGACCAGATATGGAGCAGAGCAGGCTGAATGACAACATAGCAAACATCAATTTTATGACAGTACAGAGGGGTTTGGCCTTTCCTGAGACACACTGTAGCCGAGGCGATCGCTTCAGACAGCAGGTCATGGCTCCTGTGCCTCACTGAAGCATGAGAACTAGCACTGACTGCACTTGGTAAATAATGGAGTCATTCATGACTAACCATCAACACACTGGATGGCCTCCCTTTGAAGACTGTGGTGCTTGACTGGCCAAGTAAATGATTCCATGTATTACCTAAAACACAAGTCCTGATTGCCTCCACGCTTGTCTGATGAAAGCCTGTGATTGGCTCTCAGTGATGACTCTTTTCTCTTTGATCCTCCAGCTGATTCCCTTTAGCTGGTATAACATGCTGCTGCCCAAATACGGCCTGGTTCTGGAGCTGGGTCCAGACGGAGAGGTTCTGGACAGCCTTCACGACCCGAACGGGACCCTCACCTGGGCCGTCAGCGATGTGTTCCAGCACGGAGGGCAGTACTACCTGGGCAGCATCCACCTGCCATTCTTAGCTGTGCTGGAGCACTGGAGCTAGGGGCAGTACAGGAGTACTATCTGGAATTGTTTGTgagtgcgtccgtgtgtgtgtgtgtttgtgcgtgcgtgcgtgtgcgtgcgggcATCTGTATGTGCattgggctgtgtttgtgtgcatgtctctgcagtgtgtgtctgcctttgtgtgtgtgtgtgtgtgtgtgtgtgtgtgtgttggaatggggtgtgtggggtccagaggtggtggtgtgtggctTCTGATGTACATCACATAGCCACATAGAGGAACCCCCTATCTGGAATTGTTCTACCAGTAGAGGAACTCTTAAAGGTTCCTGCTCGGAATGCCTTTTGCCATTGACTGCTTTGAATGGAACCGCTGCCACAAACAATCTTTAGTTGCTAGAGATCCCTTTTTTAACGTCTCCATTTTGAAATTCCCAAATGCATCAGCATAGAGCACCAACATTGCCACTGGAAGTCATCCACTGTCTGAAGCTCATGTATCCCCCATCAGGTCTACTGCTGTACTTTAACAAGGAGGAAGAAACAAGGACTGCAGCTTCTTACAATAGTCTAGTGGACTCCTCCCCTAACTGTGCGCTCTAATTCACTGCTCAACAGAAAGATGATATGTTGTACTGACCTCTTGTGGCCAAGAAGTGCCACAACATTTTTGCCATTGTGATTGAGTAACATGTGTTTTAAGGAGcttgttttttcttctgtgttttatgtttttgaaacatgtaTGTTGTTTTAGTGTCTTTGGGGGGTTCATTCATCCCAAAATGCTCAATGTTAAAAACGAGGGTCAAACTGGATCACCAGCACGAGACAATACTGTGttagtgtattattattattatggttgTAATATGTATTAAGTGTATTAAATATTACTGTTGATAAcgggaggaaaaagaaaactaaCGTGCAAAATAACGTCTGTAAATCCTAAATAGACTGCAAAAGTGCCTTAGTGACATGAACTGGGTCACCTCaatgtgtgggtttgtgggaATAAGGAGGACTTCAATGACTCCACTGTAAATGCGTTTGTAATCGTTTGTGATATTAAAAGGCACGATGTAATCTCCTCTGCACATGTCCAGTGTCTGGGCGACCTCTGAACCTAGCTCGCCTATCGCTTAGTGGCCAAGGCGCAGACAGAATTAGTCCAAATCTCAGGTGAATTCTTCAGAGCAGTCTATAGTGTGCTACAGTTCCCTTCTCCTAAGCAGCTTGCCTTGCTTGCTcacgtgtgtatgagagtgtggaAGAggcgtttatttatttttatttatctattttctTAAACCAAGTAATTTTTGATCTTTCAAACAACCCGGGTCTCCCATGCAAATCCCTCATAATAAAATCAGCTTGTTTCATTTTCAGGCAGTAATCGCCCTCAGCCCTATGATCAGTTCACATTTAGTAACATCATTGTGGACAGGTGTGGCTAAACTTctgcctgactgccacaccagCACATATGGAGGAGAATACTGCCCCCTAGAGGGCAGGTGTGTGCCTCACCTGCACTACACTTTCAGTCTGACTAAACTCCCATCAGACTGGAgtggatacacacatgcacacacacacacacacacacacacacacacacacacacacacccttagctCCAGGTTAGGGGggttcatcagtgtgttttacatcccccccccccccccccccccaataaaaaCACCACCACCTCTTCAGGTTCCATACCCATCCTCACGCAGAAGCCTTGATCCTTAAGAGTGGCCTCAGTGGAATAGCTCGGTGTCCTGCCCTAACCCCCAGCAGGCAGTGTTCCAACCACCCCTTCCTAGCAGAACCTGGTTCTGGTTCAATGCTGGCCTAGTTCTGTCCCTCATCCGGCGCAGTCAGCTGTTTGACTAGATGTGATTGGATAACAAGCATGTGAATTTGGGGAAAGTGATGGaagcaacaaaaataaaacagtggCATGAGTCATAGACAGAACTGgacagaatgaaagagtgagagagagagagaatggtgggAAGTGAGATGAGAGcagataaagaaaaagagaaattagAAGCAGCCTGCAGAGGAGCTCGTCACATGCCCAGTATTTagtgcagtgtttctcaaagtgtggggcgcagagacgtgacaggtggggcgcgatgaacgggagatttatATAACAATAgcttttgattgacgtcggcgtattaattgcagcgggacaatttaaaaaacactttagtttagtttagttagggatgtgtactgttctcgctacgtgttttacacgtccagtgtgttgagtcagttcaacagtcagacaaacttgatttcacgagccaggtagtgagcgccttgctcctttattgatgtcaggtgaaaacttatgagtgtaacgataatacacaagaaacggaaaatacttagaaggtatcttaactaaacacagcaagttactattggattcattacaccaagaatcagagcaacaacagattacagcacagctggctaataagtgccaacgttagccaccaacggagttgtgaatgaatggtgtgctaacggtcacatattagaacgtaacgtatctaaatgaataataattacattttacgtttcaacgaactaacacagttcatagaatttaaacataggtcacttaaacatatttatcacagtgtgagacagcgaaaaaacGTAATCATTGTTTTCCAGGGTACGAGGAAAaccataatttaatagaggcttactagatatgtgctttgctaactgtcacagttccctatcccacgagacgagtatgatgtcaaagtaaaagtccgtcaacagaaagaaatacaatactgtgtgcgtgcagggatggattaccgaacgggcctaccgggcccatgAACTCAGGGGGGCCTAAACCAGAGCTTGCGTGAAGtagctgttattaactttgcttgctgtcaattgtttttagactttgtatttgttaatatcagaggtaGCTTAAATGTATtgcttatttgtggttggaagcagtgtattttgttacacgtcctgacccatggtttcataatccgtccatgtgtgcatgtccataacaacaaaacactacaacatgaaacatgaaatcactccaagcaatatgcATTTgctgacaattttaagcttggcctgagggacaggtggggcttgaaaaggcccccttgttcaaagtggggaatgacagaaaaagtttgagaaccactgatctagtgtgtgcagtggcggttctagataatttttactaggggggccaaggaggggccagtgtttaaccagaggggcacatcaaaactataagatttttgtaaccaatagtagctaggtagtaatatataataatatatagtaataatagaatcattataataacaatattataatagtatttttttctgtttagtttcttcaaatttagactttttaaatgtagtattttctcATTCTAGTGGTTGGTTAGCTGGCAAACACAGTCATGACAACGAATAtatcatacaaaattgccccaccagaaatttcgggctaaaatcgccactgctattcaaatctaagcatgtgctttttttatgtgatgtctcctttaggatttgttttttgcgttgatacaatcgtgaataattactgtcttatcaaacctaaactatcctgagcaagctagggagctgtagctgatagcacatctaaatgagacagaaggacagcgatatttggaaaaggcattgattattggctgcgatccatatttattaacttcaactttattttgtcccttaaagtctgcaaagtgtctgccccaactttctttccccgacatttacatttgtcttgtacataatccatccccatacaccggagatttcaagagtaggctacaaatgcctatcaatagcctatgcagttgcaggatgggtgaacgacaccaagatatggcatctggagacaaaaaatatgtatgtgatcacaggtgATGTAAGTAATTATTCATGATTGTATCaatgtgctgcatttcacttaacaggtcagtcattccctaaatcttttggaatagaacgaaattgtatatttgggtttctttggcgacagTTGTCGCATCGAACAGCACAgcatatcccgggcatttgaactttctgtgggttgtgaccgacgcacagCTAGACTACTGTGTCCGTGTTGGAAACAAATAGATATATAATATTAGACacacgtcacatggtatccatgaatagtAGTTGCTGAGCTCTGATTCACCGAAGAGCACCACACTtggcagactacagtgtttgggtgcgccGTTTTAATATATACGCAATAGTTCcgcttttggcgctcgggtgtaaaatcataataaattcataatttttgtatttggtcagcacggggtggccacaggggtTGAGAAAGGAGGGTTTAGAGGAAGTGAAAAGCAAAGGGCCTGTCCATCAGTGCCCGCAGGTGTCAGGGACAGACTGgcagggcggggcggggcgtCTCTCATTTGGGCATTAagggctcctctctctctctgtctctctttcctctcctcccccccccccccccccccctctctctctctctctctctctctctctcacacacacagagggctctAGTTTAACCCGTTTGGTTGTCCCATCTGGTATCAGCCGTGTGTCTAGAGAGTGATGGACAGCTGGAGCCCTCGCATGTGAACAGGCGGTCTGAGAGAGATGAAGCCCACGGGAGCAAGGCCTGTGCACTGGCCCCGCTGGTGAATCTATGTAGGTCTGGACCTGGTCTGTGTTTGTTAGAGTGAGTGCTATGCTATGCAGCGTTGGCGGAAGGTAGCCTTTGACAGTGCTAACAGTGCTAAGCTGAGGGTTGTCTGTTATGAGACTGAGGGGGGTATGTGGTCACGGAAGACTGTAGGAAACGAGCGCTTCGGTTTTGTCTGCGGGATTTAAGTTGGGATGGTTTCAGCGGGTCCCCTCTCTTACCCCTCTGCCAGAGTGGGTCAGAAGCAGGTCAGGCTCGGCACTGCCAGATCCAACATGTCTGGAGCTGACCCTCGCAGAATCTGTTCTGGAGATCCGCTTGTATCTGGTAACTGGGGGTTCTGACTGTAGCAGCTGATGCTGGTGAGTCCAcagactgaaggacagactgctcTCAAGTCTATGTGCTTTGTCTCAGTGTCTGAGCTGAAAGACAGTCCAAAAGTGTCTAAAGAGAATATCAATATTGCGCATGATGGGTTTGGTCTGTgcgttttcttttgtttgttttgtttcatttttattaCTGTCTCTTTAGTTGTGTCGCTATCCTGCTCCAAAGTGCTGTAGGAATTCAGCCCATTCGCTATGCAGAAGCCTGTAGCCGACACAAGATTCTGCTAAATTTGTCATTTTAAGAGAGactgtgaaatgttttgtttttgtttttatgataTTATAATGTGGTTCTTTTGTAGATTCTAAAGTCATTGATGTGGTTATACTAAGATAATCTGatatacatataaatgcatacattatgTTTAATAATGCACATTAATTATGGCTGTTAAGGAAATCAGTAGACCAGTGCACTGTCCATATGTTTGGTGGAGTATggatacaaacacaccatcacacaatcaaacacaatcacacacacacaccatcacacaatcacacacacacaccatcttggTCAGCAGTGAAGGACTCTGGGCCCCTCAGTTGTCCAGTTAAGTATATGCTAATGGTTCATTATAGTTTTTTGCCAAAAATGCAAAGATATCTGGAGACAGTACATCTGCCGCTTCATCTTTgctaggaaagagagagaccactaCTTGCTTTTTCAGTGTTGCGGGCTCTGCCACGCTGACCCGTGTTTGGCCTATGCGCTGCACCGCCGTGATGTAGATAGATTTGGGTTACTGTTGGCCTCGTTGTTGACGGTACATCGAGACGGTCTGTTTCTGTCTGGAGTGCTTGCGACATTTATATCGCTGTATTATTCTTTAAAAATATCGGTGCAGGTTGATACAGG
The sequence above is drawn from the Clupea harengus chromosome 16, Ch_v2.0.2, whole genome shotgun sequence genome and encodes:
- the LOC105902583 gene encoding adipocyte plasma membrane-associated protein-like, with translation MRQCLPQGLTDRSVSLLLFRFQGPPPLLEGPLAVNTRLQRGRRLFTGQLRGPESFTADQDGNIYTGTVDGKLWRIYQDTLTFITQMGQDIPECGSSRDYEPVCGRPKGVRLDSSGQLIVADAYLGLFRVDPQSGEKTLLLSSKQGCDGIPFGFLNGLELSRNGTIFFTDSSSKWGRRHVRYEVIEMNHLGRLLAYEPQTGQVRTLLDSLYMPNGIALSPEEDFIMMSETSIGHIVRYWLKGPQAGTKEILMNNMPGYPGNIRLSDRGTFLVGMTTTRFRGRIIPPFLDLVGPYPAVKRFITKLIPFSWYNMLLPKYGLVLELGPDGEVLDSLHDPNGTLTWAVSDVFQHGGQYYLGSIHLPFLAVLEHWS